A single window of Vicingaceae bacterium DNA harbors:
- the rpe gene encoding ribulose-phosphate 3-epimerase, which yields MILAPSILSADFTQLGRQVALLDKSACDWIHIDVMDGLFVPNISFGFPVIEALRPLTKKFFDVHLMIHDPGRYIDRFKKAGADGLTVHWEGAIHLHRTIQNIKDLDMKAGVAINPHTPVSVLEEILPMIDWVLIMSVNPGFGGQSFITSTLKKITQLKTLINKNNLSTMIEVDGGINLSNAKEVIKAGADILVAGNAILNQSEPEKILDVIAKFKQF from the coding sequence ATGATTCTTGCACCTTCTATTTTATCAGCTGATTTTACACAACTGGGCCGACAAGTTGCATTATTGGACAAAAGTGCATGTGATTGGATTCATATTGATGTAATGGATGGTCTGTTTGTCCCAAATATATCCTTTGGATTTCCGGTCATAGAAGCGTTACGCCCATTGACAAAGAAATTTTTTGATGTTCATTTAATGATTCACGATCCGGGACGTTATATAGATAGGTTTAAAAAGGCCGGGGCAGATGGGCTCACCGTGCATTGGGAGGGTGCCATACATCTACACCGGACCATTCAAAACATAAAAGATTTGGATATGAAAGCCGGAGTTGCCATCAATCCACACACACCGGTTTCTGTTTTAGAGGAAATTCTTCCAATGATCGATTGGGTATTGATAATGTCGGTTAATCCCGGCTTTGGCGGACAGTCGTTTATAACTTCTACGTTGAAAAAAATAACTCAACTCAAAACACTAATCAATAAAAACAATCTATCTACAATGATCGAAGTGGATGGTGGAATTAATTTGTCGAATGCAAAAGAGGTAATTAAAGCCGGCGCAGATATATTAGTGGCCGGCAATGCTATCTTAAATCAATCCGAACCGGAAAAAATATTGGATGTCATTGCGAAGTTTAAACAGTTCTGA
- the rpoD gene encoding RNA polymerase sigma factor RpoD, with protein MRQLKISKQVTNRDTVSVEKYLQEISREELITAEEEVELARRIKLGDQDALDKLVRANLRFVISVAKQYQNQGLTLPDLINEGNLGLIKAAQRFDETRGFKFISYAVWWIRQSILQAIAEQARIVRLPLNKIGSLNKIMRTFQELEQQFEREPTPAEVAEILDIPEAEVVSIMKNYGKHVSIDAPVSNDEDSSTLLDLLPNHQDLDPAKEMHMESLRHDLNNLLSELSHREAEILRMFYGLNGYTPHSLEEIAMKFDLTRERVRQIKEKALRRIKYHAKCKKLRMYL; from the coding sequence ATGAGACAACTAAAAATTTCAAAACAAGTAACCAACAGGGATACTGTATCGGTAGAAAAATATTTGCAGGAAATCAGTAGAGAGGAATTAATCACAGCAGAAGAAGAAGTGGAACTGGCAAGGCGAATCAAATTGGGGGATCAAGATGCCTTGGATAAATTGGTGAGAGCCAATTTAAGATTTGTGATTTCGGTGGCCAAACAATATCAAAATCAGGGGTTAACATTGCCGGATCTTATCAATGAAGGTAATCTGGGCTTGATAAAAGCTGCTCAAAGATTTGACGAAACACGAGGATTTAAATTTATTTCTTATGCAGTTTGGTGGATCCGCCAATCGATTTTGCAAGCCATAGCCGAGCAAGCGAGGATCGTCAGATTGCCATTAAACAAAATAGGTTCCTTAAATAAAATCATGAGAACTTTTCAGGAGTTGGAGCAGCAGTTTGAAAGAGAGCCAACTCCTGCAGAGGTTGCAGAGATTCTAGACATACCGGAGGCAGAGGTGGTGAGTATAATGAAAAACTATGGCAAACATGTGTCTATTGATGCACCTGTGAGCAATGATGAAGATAGCAGCACATTATTGGATTTGCTACCCAATCATCAGGACTTGGACCCCGCCAAAGAAATGCACATGGAGAGTTTGCGACATGATTTGAATAATTTGTTATCGGAACTATCACACAGAGAAGCCGAGATTTTGCGAATGTTTTATGGATTGAATGGATATACTCCTCATTCACTCGAGGAAATCGCCATGAAGTTTGACCTGACAAGAGAAAGAGTCAGACAGATAAAAGAAAAAGCCCTGAGACGCATTAAATATCATGCTAAATGCAAAAAACTCCGAATGTATCTTTAA
- a CDS encoding SCO family protein yields MNRHWKKYWWIPATILLFAFVSIYVVNLKNSQSQSLPVFHPADINPDLVDPHVDKTKSVHTIGDFHLTDQEGNPVTPEIFKNKIYVADFFFVTCPTICPKMTKNMKILQDRFKNDDRVLFISHTVMPEHDSVPVLKQYAIENGVIYGKWYLVTGDKKHIYDLARKQYFAAVSKGDGGPGDFIHTENFVLIDPDKRIRGFYDGTSAEEIDRLTNDIRTLLKEYEKQHLQ; encoded by the coding sequence ATGAACCGTCATTGGAAGAAATATTGGTGGATACCCGCTACCATCCTTTTGTTTGCTTTTGTTTCCATTTATGTTGTCAATCTCAAAAACTCCCAATCCCAATCTTTGCCTGTTTTTCATCCTGCCGACATTAATCCCGATTTGGTTGACCCACACGTTGACAAAACCAAATCCGTTCACACCATTGGCGATTTTCATCTTACCGACCAGGAAGGCAACCCGGTGACTCCGGAAATATTCAAAAATAAAATTTATGTTGCGGATTTCTTTTTTGTCACTTGTCCAACCATCTGCCCAAAGATGACCAAAAACATGAAAATCTTGCAAGACCGTTTTAAGAACGACGACCGAGTGCTTTTCATTTCTCATACCGTCATGCCTGAACACGATTCTGTGCCGGTTTTAAAACAATATGCCATTGAAAATGGCGTTATCTATGGCAAATGGTATCTAGTGACAGGTGATAAAAAGCACATTTACGACCTCGCAAGGAAACAATATTTTGCCGCTGTCAGTAAAGGCGACGGTGGACCGGGCGATTTTATCCACACCGAAAATTTTGTGCTGATTGATCCCGATAAACGCATTCGTGGCTTTTATGATGGAACTTCTGCCGAAGAAATTGATCGCTTAACCAATGATATCAGAACTTTACTCAAGGAATATGAAAAACAACATTTGCAATAG
- a CDS encoding coenzyme A pyrophosphatase, which produces MTLEELSIKLKETKITREEALKARELLAPMGRAVDFSHEYLKDARKAAVLALFYEENQKVFLLLIERKKYRGVHSGQIAFPGGSLDEKDKTWQDAALRETMEETGLNPGKIEILRTLEDLYIPPSNFLVRPFAGIYHDRAIFRPDPTEVEEIVPVSLDDLMDCRVTLKKVKTGNGLFMKVPCFELNQKIVWGATGILISELRYLLKNSRSSSKFSI; this is translated from the coding sequence ATGACATTGGAAGAATTGTCCATAAAATTGAAAGAGACAAAGATTACGAGGGAGGAAGCGTTGAAAGCAAGGGAATTGTTGGCGCCTATGGGCAGGGCTGTAGATTTTTCCCATGAATATTTGAAGGATGCGAGAAAAGCGGCGGTTTTGGCATTGTTTTATGAAGAAAATCAAAAGGTTTTCTTGCTGCTGATCGAACGGAAAAAATACAGGGGTGTGCATTCAGGACAGATAGCATTTCCCGGTGGAAGTTTGGATGAAAAAGATAAAACATGGCAGGATGCCGCTCTGCGCGAGACGATGGAAGAAACCGGATTGAATCCCGGAAAAATTGAAATTTTACGAACGCTTGAAGATTTATACATACCGCCAAGCAATTTTTTGGTGAGGCCGTTTGCCGGAATCTACCATGACCGGGCAATATTCAGACCGGATCCGACAGAAGTGGAAGAAATTGTGCCGGTGTCTTTGGATGATTTGATGGATTGCCGGGTAACATTAAAGAAAGTAAAGACCGGAAACGGTCTTTTTATGAAGGTGCCTTGTTTTGAATTAAACCAAAAAATTGTGTGGGGCGCCACAGGCATTTTAATCAGCGAACTAAGATATTTGTTGAAAAACAGCCGTTCTTCAAGCAAATTTAGCATATAA
- a CDS encoding lytic transglycosylase F, with amino-acid sequence MKTIRIHIPLHTFCFIFLFILTTCQPRNKQPSGTTARDWPQIIKDGELKVLIDLSPTGYFIKQGQPTGFEFELISAFCKDHNLFLNTIIIENFDHIFHYLDSGLVDLAAANLTITSQRKKKALFTTPVTITQILLIKNKHTPDSSLKVYLRKNSSYSRNIQSINHSLPLTFEFVSGNIDDYDILDSVNTGNFQATLIDENTFNIFKHKFPNIQIVTNLGIPQKIAWAVSIRSKKLHQKLNHWLKKFKKTRQYQRLIHKYFRHSQSSYVNQFIALKKKRRINITPFDETFKGAAKRTGVDWLLLAAIAYNESRFNDSAVSHKNATGIMQLMPQTAAQFNIDSSSSRYEHILAGAKLYKIFYSRWLKITSDSSFAVKLALASYNAGMGHILDAYRLAVHLNNNRPDWYDIQYYLLHKNRPEYYKSEWVKHGRCFCKEPVNFVHNVLNIYHLYKSIDNYMQNKQNV; translated from the coding sequence ATGAAAACTATCCGCATACATATCCCTTTGCATACATTTTGCTTTATTTTTCTTTTCATCCTCACCACTTGCCAACCACGCAATAAACAACCATCTGGCACGACTGCCCGCGATTGGCCCCAAATCATTAAAGATGGCGAACTAAAAGTATTGATCGACCTCAGCCCTACCGGTTATTTCATCAAACAAGGCCAACCTACCGGTTTTGAATTCGAATTAATTTCTGCTTTCTGCAAAGACCACAACCTTTTTCTCAACACCATCATTATAGAAAACTTCGACCATATTTTCCACTACCTCGACAGTGGCTTGGTCGACCTTGCCGCTGCCAATCTCACCATCACATCCCAACGCAAAAAAAAAGCACTTTTCACCACACCGGTCACCATTACGCAAATTCTTTTGATAAAAAACAAACATACACCCGACTCATCCCTCAAAGTATATCTCCGCAAAAACTCTTCTTATTCCCGGAATATTCAATCAATAAACCATTCTTTGCCCCTCACCTTTGAATTTGTATCGGGCAATATAGATGACTACGACATTCTTGATTCTGTCAATACAGGCAATTTTCAAGCAACACTGATTGATGAAAATACATTCAATATCTTTAAACATAAATTTCCCAACATTCAAATTGTCACAAATCTTGGCATTCCACAAAAAATTGCTTGGGCTGTTTCTATCCGTTCCAAAAAACTGCATCAAAAACTCAACCATTGGTTGAAAAAATTTAAAAAAACCCGTCAATATCAACGTTTAATCCACAAATATTTTCGCCACTCACAATCATCCTATGTCAATCAATTTATTGCTTTAAAGAAAAAAAGACGCATAAACATTACACCATTTGATGAAACTTTTAAAGGTGCAGCCAAACGCACCGGCGTCGATTGGCTTTTGTTGGCAGCCATTGCTTATAACGAAAGCCGTTTTAACGACTCGGCTGTTTCCCATAAAAATGCCACGGGCATTATGCAACTTATGCCTCAAACAGCCGCACAATTCAATATCGATAGTAGCAGCAGTCGTTATGAACATATTTTAGCCGGTGCCAAATTGTATAAAATTTTCTATAGTCGTTGGTTGAAAATAACCTCCGATTCTTCATTTGCCGTTAAGTTGGCATTGGCTTCTTACAATGCCGGTATGGGACACATCCTTGATGCCTACCGCCTTGCTGTGCATCTCAATAACAATCGACCCGATTGGTATGACATACAGTATTATCTATTGCACAAAAACAGGCCTGAATATTACAAGTCAGAGTGGGTGAAGCACGGCAGATGTTTTTGTAAAGAACCTGTAAACTTTGTACACAACGTTCTAAATATCTATCATCTCTACAAATCCATTGATAATTATATGCAGAACAAACAAAATGTTTAG
- a CDS encoding O-methyltransferase gives MEFVNELIRQFTELYTSDSPAVLKEIENETWKKQLMPRMISGEYQGRILSLISRIKQPGKILEIGTFTGYSAICLAEGLKEDGCLISIEINDELKKIILDNWKKAGVANRCKLFIGNALEILQDIDDIFDLVFIDADKENYPDYFKALQKNLKPGSIIIADNVLWNGKVLKPSSADDDTAGIIKYLNLLKSNEQFFNVLLPVRDGLMISLKL, from the coding sequence ATGGAGTTTGTCAATGAATTAATAAGACAATTTACAGAGTTGTATACTTCTGATTCTCCGGCTGTTTTAAAAGAAATTGAAAACGAAACATGGAAAAAACAATTGATGCCCCGTATGATCTCCGGAGAATATCAGGGTAGAATTTTAAGTTTAATTAGTCGTATTAAGCAACCCGGCAAAATATTGGAAATTGGCACTTTCACCGGTTATTCTGCCATTTGCTTGGCCGAAGGTCTTAAAGAAGATGGTTGTTTAATTTCTATAGAAATCAATGACGAGTTGAAAAAAATCATCCTGGATAATTGGAAAAAAGCAGGTGTGGCAAATCGTTGCAAGTTATTTATCGGAAATGCTTTAGAAATTCTGCAAGACATTGACGATATTTTTGATTTGGTTTTTATCGATGCCGATAAAGAAAATTATCCGGATTATTTTAAAGCACTGCAAAAAAATTTGAAACCGGGTTCGATAATCATTGCCGACAATGTTTTATGGAACGGAAAAGTGCTAAAACCCTCATCCGCTGATGATGACACGGCAGGTATAATCAAATATCTTAATTTACTAAAATCGAATGAGCAATTTTTTAACGTCCTTCTTCCTGTTAGAGATGGTTTAATGATTTCCCTCAAACTTTAA
- a CDS encoding cation transporter, producing the protein MNRIIKYFLENRVITFILLLAIIFGGIATAPFPWDIDFLPRNPVPVDAIPDLGENQQIVYTEWPGRSPQDVEDQITYPLSTALMGVPGVKTIRSTSMFGASVIYVIFKENVEFYWSRSRILEKLNSLPEGLLPPDATPTLGPDATALGQIFWYTLEGLDPKTGKNVGGWDLHELRTLQDFYIKYLLTAVDGVAEVAGIGGYVKEYQIDLDPEAMKAFNVTVEDVYKAIVQSNLDVGARTLEFNKVEYLIRGIGYIRSLNDLEQSVVKEYNHTPVRIKDIAYVSTGPAPRRGGLDKDGMEAVGGVVVARFGSNPMKTIENVKNAIKKIQQSLPKKQLSDGTISQLTIVPFYDRSVLIRETLGTLESALNHEILITILVVVVLIFNLKASFIISGLLPVGVLLSFIFMRWTGVEANIVALSGIAIAIGVMVDIGIVFTENIIRHIELLPEENPSGRTLLNTIFQATSEVSGAILTALSTTLISFLPVFALEGPEGKLFHPLATTKTLALAGSFILGVFILPTLAYWFFSIRITRQKWKKISYLILCLAGIYLLIFFKNFLGLTALLYGSIALLEDYWPQKIWFTSTKAQLIVIILTVIYYLTHEWLPLGPQQLFIVNFLFVGFITTLVLGVLYLMVFFYVPVLRWALENKVKFLIIPAFTIFFGCLSYWGADKIFGFLPESMKKTSLFHYFSQTFPGLGKEFMPDLDEGSFLLMPSTMPHSGVEENTEVIAQLDRSVSSIPEVELTVGKWGRVNSALDPAPISMFENIINYLPEYKTDQNGRRLRFKVDEQGRFILKNGHRYAYGKAPFRKIPTDSLIIDPDGEYFRQWRPHIHSPDDIWQEIVEKTDFPGLTSAPKLQPIQTRLVMLQTGMRAPMGIKIYGPDLKTLEQAGLMLEKALKEVPGIEPNSVFADRVVGKPYLEIIPKREWLSRYGLTVKQFQEQLELLVGGKTITTTVEGRERYPVRLRYPREWLDQPEQLKKILFSTPSGSFVPLELIADIKFERGPQMIKSENTFLTSYVIFDKKENWAEVNVVEQANNYLQKKINSGQLKLPQGVTFEFTGNYENQIRATKRLMIIIPVSLILIFLLLYMQFKSITASTIHFSGVFVALAGGFIMLWLYSQPWFLNFEIAGVPMRDLFQVHTINMSVAVWVGFISLFGIATDDGVIMGTYIHETFLKNNPQTIEEVRLSVIEAGKKRVRPAMMTAATTIISLIPVITSTGKGSDILVPMAIPTFGGMLIQLMTMFMVPVFQCIWRENAIKKQKTLNT; encoded by the coding sequence ATGAACAGAATCATAAAATATTTTTTAGAAAACCGTGTAATTACCTTTATATTGTTGCTTGCCATTATTTTTGGCGGGATTGCCACTGCCCCTTTTCCATGGGATATAGATTTTTTACCACGAAATCCCGTACCGGTTGACGCCATTCCTGATCTTGGCGAGAATCAACAAATTGTTTACACCGAATGGCCCGGACGTTCGCCTCAAGATGTCGAAGATCAAATAACTTATCCCCTCTCCACAGCATTGATGGGAGTGCCTGGCGTAAAAACCATTAGAAGCACCTCCATGTTTGGCGCTTCAGTGATATATGTTATCTTCAAAGAAAATGTTGAATTTTACTGGAGTAGAAGCCGGATACTCGAAAAGTTAAATTCTTTGCCTGAAGGATTGCTTCCTCCTGATGCCACCCCAACATTAGGGCCTGATGCAACAGCACTTGGTCAAATCTTTTGGTATACCCTCGAAGGCCTCGATCCAAAAACAGGGAAAAACGTGGGCGGCTGGGACCTACACGAACTTCGAACATTGCAGGATTTTTACATTAAATATCTTCTGACTGCCGTGGATGGCGTAGCAGAAGTTGCAGGTATCGGCGGTTATGTCAAAGAATATCAGATTGACCTCGACCCCGAAGCCATGAAAGCTTTTAATGTTACGGTTGAAGATGTTTACAAAGCCATTGTTCAAAGCAATCTGGATGTAGGAGCAAGAACTTTGGAATTCAACAAAGTGGAATATCTCATTCGCGGAATCGGCTATATCCGGTCGCTTAATGATCTGGAACAAAGTGTGGTAAAAGAATATAACCACACGCCTGTGAGAATCAAGGATATTGCATACGTTTCTACCGGTCCGGCTCCACGCAGGGGGGGACTCGATAAAGACGGAATGGAAGCTGTTGGCGGGGTAGTAGTGGCGCGTTTTGGATCAAATCCAATGAAAACTATCGAAAATGTTAAAAATGCCATTAAAAAAATTCAACAAAGCTTGCCCAAAAAGCAACTAAGCGATGGTACCATCTCCCAATTAACCATTGTACCTTTTTACGATCGATCGGTTTTGATTAGAGAAACATTAGGCACTCTTGAATCGGCACTCAACCATGAAATCTTGATTACAATTCTGGTTGTTGTGGTTTTAATTTTTAATCTCAAGGCCTCTTTTATTATTTCAGGTCTTTTGCCGGTAGGAGTCCTCCTTAGCTTTATCTTTATGCGTTGGACAGGTGTTGAAGCCAACATCGTTGCTCTTTCCGGAATTGCCATTGCGATAGGTGTGATGGTGGATATTGGCATTGTATTCACAGAAAATATAATTCGTCATATTGAATTGCTTCCGGAAGAAAATCCCTCAGGTAGAACCTTGTTGAATACTATTTTTCAAGCAACTTCAGAAGTTTCCGGCGCAATCCTGACAGCACTATCTACCACCTTAATCAGTTTTCTGCCTGTTTTTGCTCTTGAAGGCCCGGAAGGAAAACTTTTCCACCCTTTGGCAACAACCAAAACATTGGCACTTGCAGGTTCGTTTATTTTGGGTGTTTTCATTCTGCCTACTTTGGCTTATTGGTTCTTTTCCATCAGAATCACACGCCAAAAGTGGAAAAAAATCTCTTATTTGATTCTATGCTTGGCAGGTATTTACTTATTGATCTTTTTTAAAAACTTCCTTGGTCTAACAGCTCTTTTATATGGCTCTATTGCTTTGTTGGAAGATTATTGGCCTCAAAAAATTTGGTTCACTTCCACAAAAGCTCAATTAATCGTGATTATTCTCACGGTGATCTATTATCTTACACACGAATGGTTGCCTCTAGGTCCACAACAATTGTTCATAGTTAATTTTCTGTTTGTCGGATTTATTACAACTCTTGTATTGGGCGTGTTATATTTGATGGTATTTTTCTATGTGCCGGTGTTAAGGTGGGCGCTCGAAAACAAAGTCAAGTTTTTAATCATTCCGGCTTTTACCATCTTTTTTGGATGCTTATCCTATTGGGGAGCAGACAAAATTTTCGGGTTTCTGCCCGAATCCATGAAAAAAACATCTTTGTTTCATTATTTTAGTCAAACTTTCCCCGGACTTGGCAAAGAATTTATGCCCGATCTCGACGAAGGTTCATTCTTATTGATGCCGAGCACCATGCCTCACAGTGGAGTAGAAGAAAACACCGAAGTGATCGCTCAATTGGACCGTTCTGTTTCGTCAATTCCGGAAGTAGAACTAACGGTGGGCAAATGGGGGCGTGTCAATTCTGCTCTCGATCCTGCACCTATTTCAATGTTTGAAAATATCATCAATTATCTCCCGGAATACAAAACAGATCAAAACGGTCGGAGATTGCGCTTTAAAGTGGATGAGCAAGGGCGATTTATTTTAAAAAACGGTCATAGATATGCTTATGGGAAAGCCCCATTTCGTAAGATTCCTACCGACAGTTTAATAATAGATCCTGATGGTGAATATTTCCGCCAATGGCGCCCACACATTCACTCCCCGGATGATATTTGGCAAGAGATTGTAGAAAAAACCGACTTTCCGGGTCTTACTTCGGCTCCAAAATTACAACCCATTCAAACCCGGCTGGTAATGTTGCAAACCGGTATGCGGGCTCCCATGGGAATCAAAATTTATGGACCTGATTTGAAAACATTGGAACAAGCCGGACTCATGCTTGAAAAAGCACTCAAAGAAGTGCCCGGCATTGAACCTAATTCTGTATTTGCCGACAGGGTTGTGGGCAAGCCTTATTTGGAAATCATTCCAAAACGCGAATGGTTGAGCCGTTATGGTTTAACCGTCAAACAATTTCAGGAACAATTGGAATTATTGGTTGGGGGCAAAACCATCACTACCACCGTAGAAGGACGGGAACGCTATCCTGTGAGATTGCGTTATCCCCGCGAATGGTTGGATCAACCTGAACAGTTGAAAAAAATCTTGTTTTCTACTCCCTCGGGCTCTTTTGTCCCTTTGGAATTGATTGCAGACATAAAATTTGAACGCGGACCTCAAATGATCAAAAGTGAAAATACTTTCCTTACTTCTTATGTGATTTTTGACAAAAAAGAAAATTGGGCCGAAGTAAATGTTGTGGAACAAGCCAATAATTATTTGCAGAAAAAAATAAATTCCGGTCAATTAAAACTTCCGCAAGGTGTAACCTTTGAATTTACAGGTAACTATGAAAATCAAATTCGCGCCACCAAACGGTTGATGATAATTATTCCGGTCAGCTTGATTTTGATTTTTCTGCTTCTTTATATGCAATTTAAAAGCATCACGGCATCAACCATTCATTTTTCAGGAGTGTTTGTTGCCCTTGCCGGTGGGTTTATTATGCTATGGTTATATAGTCAACCATGGTTCCTCAATTTTGAAATTGCCGGTGTGCCAATGCGTGATTTGTTTCAAGTTCACACAATCAACATGAGTGTGGCCGTATGGGTGGGTTTTATTTCATTGTTTGGTATTGCCACCGATGATGGCGTTATTATGGGTACTTATATTCACGAAACCTTTCTTAAAAACAATCCTCAAACTATTGAAGAAGTTAGATTGTCGGTGATCGAAGCAGGTAAAAAACGCGTAAGACCGGCTATGATGACTGCTGCAACCACCATTATCTCCCTCATTCCGGTTATTACATCAACAGGCAAAGGTTCGGATATATTGGTGCCTATGGCTATTCCAACATTTGGCGGAATGCTCATCCAGCTGATGACTATGTTTATGGTGCCTGTCTTTCAATGCATTTGGAGAGAAAATGCCATTAAAAAACAAAAAACTTTAAACACATGA
- the ndh gene encoding NADH dehydrogenase: protein MDHQIHDVFIPESKLPRIVVVGCGFAGFSFIKAMKGKPFQIVLLDQNNFHQFQPLLYQVATSGIEPDSIVFPARKMFENYPNFHFRMTKVFSVNFSEKTLDTEIGQIHYDYLILASGSCTNFFGLNDIEKNAVGMKTIQEALDIRSLILQNLEMAVAIGNPEKRKSLLTFVVVGGGPAGVETAGALAEFKKYVVPNDYPDLDSNEIKIFLIEAGDRLLRNMHEKLSKKSFKYLQEMGIEIMLNTVVKNYDGNILTTDKQQTINAGAVIWTAGVKGNALAGIEKTLLSKDHRIIVDKYFRIPNLDNVFAIGDLALQTSENFPHGHPMVAPAAIQQGRYLGKNFQDIIQNKNVPVFEYIDKGSMSAIGRKKAVAQIKNMLFSGYFAWLLWSVIHLISISGFKNKLIVGIDWIVSYFSYEKSNRFIIRKFKK from the coding sequence ATGGACCATCAAATCCATGATGTTTTTATTCCGGAATCAAAACTTCCTAGAATTGTTGTCGTAGGATGTGGTTTTGCCGGTTTTTCATTTATCAAGGCCATGAAAGGTAAACCTTTTCAGATCGTTTTACTGGATCAAAACAATTTTCACCAATTCCAACCCTTGCTTTACCAAGTGGCCACCAGTGGCATAGAACCCGACAGTATTGTTTTTCCTGCAAGAAAAATGTTTGAAAATTATCCTAATTTTCATTTTCGAATGACTAAAGTTTTTTCGGTAAACTTTTCGGAAAAAACGCTCGATACCGAGATTGGACAAATACACTATGATTATTTGATTTTGGCGTCCGGAAGTTGTACAAATTTTTTTGGGTTAAATGATATTGAAAAAAATGCTGTCGGAATGAAAACCATTCAGGAAGCATTGGATATCAGATCCCTTATTCTACAAAATTTAGAAATGGCTGTTGCCATAGGCAATCCGGAAAAACGCAAATCGCTTTTAACTTTCGTAGTTGTAGGGGGTGGGCCTGCCGGAGTGGAAACTGCCGGCGCTCTGGCCGAGTTCAAAAAATATGTTGTCCCAAATGACTATCCCGATTTGGATTCAAATGAAATAAAGATTTTTTTGATTGAAGCCGGTGATCGTTTATTAAGAAATATGCACGAAAAACTTTCAAAAAAATCATTTAAATACCTTCAAGAAATGGGGATTGAAATCATGTTGAATACCGTGGTAAAAAACTACGATGGCAATATCCTTACTACTGATAAACAGCAAACTATCAACGCCGGTGCCGTAATTTGGACCGCAGGAGTAAAAGGCAATGCCCTGGCAGGTATTGAAAAAACATTACTCAGCAAGGATCATCGTATCATAGTAGACAAATATTTCAGAATACCTAATCTTGATAATGTATTTGCTATTGGCGATTTGGCTTTACAAACATCCGAGAACTTTCCACATGGTCATCCGATGGTTGCACCTGCCGCAATTCAACAAGGCAGATATCTCGGCAAAAATTTTCAAGACATTATTCAAAATAAAAACGTTCCTGTCTTTGAGTATATTGACAAAGGAAGCATGTCGGCCATTGGCCGTAAAAAAGCCGTGGCGCAAATTAAAAACATGCTTTTCTCCGGTTATTTTGCCTGGTTGCTTTGGTCTGTTATTCACCTTATTTCTATCAGTGGTTTTAAAAACAAACTTATTGTTGGAATTGATTGGATTGTGAGCTATTTCTCATATGAAAAAAGCAACCGCTTTATCATTCGTAAATTTAAAAAATAA